In Deinococcus maricopensis DSM 21211, the sequence CGGGGCGCTGCGCGTGGACCTTCCGGACGGCGACGCCTTCTGGGCGTACCTGGAGGAGGGGCAGCTCCGCCATGTGGAGCGTGGCGCGCAGTCAGGTGGTGCCGCCCTGACGGCCCTCCTCGCGGACCCTCGCGGGCAGTTCCAGTTTCTGGAGGGGGTTACGCATCCGCACCCGACGCTGCAGACGCCCGTGGAGGCGTTCGTGATGGAGGCGTTGCGGGATCTGCCTGCACCGGACCTGCGGTTTGACGGGGTAGCGCGGCTGACTGCGCCGGACCGTGTGAACGCCATGGCGCTCAGCCTGCACGAACGCGACGTGCTGCGCGACATCGACGCGGCCCGGCCTGTGGGGGAACTCATCGCCGACCCGGTGGCTCGGGCCCTTCTGGGGCGTCTGGCGCGCCTGGGGCTGCTGGTGCCGCGCCGCACGCGGCTGGCGCGGCTGCTGATCGGCGTGACGCGCAGCGTGGAGGGCGTAGCCCTCATTGACGAGGTGATCCTTCGCCGCTGGCGCGAGGACGTGGCGCGGCATGTGGCCCGTATAGAGGCGCGGCGCGACGACGGAACGGTCCTCAATTTTCCGGTGCAGGGGAGCACGACTGCCGGGACGGGCCTGCTGCTGCCACCCGACCTGATGTTGCGGCATGATCTGCGGGCGGGCGAGGCGGTTCTCGTTCGGCCTTTCTGAGGGGCGGCGCTCGCGGGGGTCCTCTACACGCGCTCCGGCGGGGGTGCCGGGGGGCCGCTATGATGCCCGCATGCACTTTTCCGCGACGCAACAGGCCCGTGAGGTCCGCGCGGGCCGCGCCCGGCCCGAAGACCTGACGGAGCAGGCCCTCCAAGAAGCGCAGCGCCTGGAGCACCTCGGCGC encodes:
- a CDS encoding DUF4388 domain-containing protein — translated: MTPSLNLETFDVLELLFMLAHHGRTGALRVDLPDGDAFWAYLEEGQLRHVERGAQSGGAALTALLADPRGQFQFLEGVTHPHPTLQTPVEAFVMEALRDLPAPDLRFDGVARLTAPDRVNAMALSLHERDVLRDIDAARPVGELIADPVARALLGRLARLGLLVPRRTRLARLLIGVTRSVEGVALIDEVILRRWREDVARHVARIEARRDDGTVLNFPVQGSTTAGTGLLLPPDLMLRHDLRAGEAVLVRPF